The sequence below is a genomic window from Sphingomonas jaspsi DSM 18422.
CGATATGTGACGCCGCGCCGGCATCGCTGAGCTGGCTCGGCGGGGTGCTGGGACAGCGCGTCGCGCCGCTTGGGGTCGAACGCTTCGGCCAGACCGGGAACCTGCCCGATCTCTATGCCGCCTACCGGCTCGACGGGGCAGCGATTACCGAGGCGGCGGCGGAAATCCTGCTCACATCTTCTTAACGCCAGCGGATTACCACCGGAGTCGTGAACCGCTCCGTGCCCGAAATCGAACGCCTGCTCGCCGCCGAGCTTGATCATGCTCGCGACATGCTGGTGATGATGGGCGACGAACTGGCGCTGGACGAAGAGCTGGTCGCCGAGCACGGCCTGGCCATCCAGGCGATCGATATCGTCGGCCAGATGCTGGGACATATCGCAAATGTCGTCCGCGCAGAGGATCGCGACACTGCCGTTGACCGCATCGGCATGTGCGAATTGCGCGCCAAGCTCGGCGGCGCTTGAGGCTCGCCCGCCGCTGGCCTAGAGCGAGCGGATGGCAGGACGTTATTTCGACGAATGGCAGGTGGGCGATCATATCGTTCATGCCATCACCCGCACGGTGACCGAGACCGACAATCTCCTCATCTCCACCCTCACCCACAATCCGCAGCCGCTGCACCTCGACCATGAAGCGGCCAAGGGCACCGAATTCGGCAAGCCGCTGGTCAACAGCTGCTTCACCTTCAGCCTGACGGTGGGCGTGTCGGTCGCCGATACGACGCTCGGCACGCTGGTCGCCAACCTTGGTTATGACGCAGTGAAGTTCCCCAAACCCGTATTCGTCGGCGATACGCTGACCTGTGAAAGCGAAGTCGTGGCCCTGCGTGAAAGCGGCTCGCGGCCCAACGCCGGGATCGTGACTTGGGAGCATCGCGCGAAGAACCAGCGCGGCGAGACGGTCTGCACCTTCACCCGCACCGCCCTCCTCCAGAAGAAGAGCGCATGAGCGAGGTGCCCGCGCCGCGAAGCTGGCTGTTCGTCCCCGCCGACAGTGAAAAGAAGGTCGCCAAGGCCATCGCATCGGAAGCCGACGCGGTCATCTTCGACCTAGAAGACAGCGTCGCGCCCGATCGCAAGAAGGCGGCACGCGAGCTGTTGAAAGAGTTGGGCGCACGCGAAGGCGGGCCCCGCTGGTGGGTCCGCATCAACCCGATCGGCAGCGAGTTTCACAAAGACGACCTCAGCGTCCTCAAGCTTCCCGACATCGAGGGCATCGTTCTTCCCAAGGCGGAAAGCGGTGCCGACGTCATCCACCTGTCGCACTCGACCGGCGGCATACCGATCCACGCCATCGTCACCGAAACCGCCGCCAGCCTATTCGGCCTTTTGAGCTACCGCGACATGAAGTCACCGCTGGTCGCGATGAGCTGGGGCGCGGAAGATTTGTCGGCCGCCCTCGGCGCGTCGAGCAAATATGACGCCGACGGCTCCTTGAGCTTCACTTACCGCATGGCGCGGTCGCTGTGCCTTGCCGGTGCGGTGGCGGC
It includes:
- a CDS encoding HpcH/HpaI aldolase/citrate lyase family protein — protein: MSEVPAPRSWLFVPADSEKKVAKAIASEADAVIFDLEDSVAPDRKKAARELLKELGAREGGPRWWVRINPIGSEFHKDDLSVLKLPDIEGIVLPKAESGADVIHLSHSTGGIPIHAIVTETAASLFGLLSYRDMKSPLVAMSWGAEDLSAALGASSKYDADGSLSFTYRMARSLCLAGAVAAGVQPVDGVFADFRDEAGLIAEAQAAAREGFTGKLAIHPAQVGPINAAFTPSDEEVAHAQAIVDAFAAEPSAGVLSVGGKMVDRPHLIQAERVLARAR
- a CDS encoding MaoC family dehydratase, yielding MAGRYFDEWQVGDHIVHAITRTVTETDNLLISTLTHNPQPLHLDHEAAKGTEFGKPLVNSCFTFSLTVGVSVADTTLGTLVANLGYDAVKFPKPVFVGDTLTCESEVVALRESGSRPNAGIVTWEHRAKNQRGETVCTFTRTALLQKKSA